A single Vicinamibacterales bacterium DNA region contains:
- a CDS encoding PadR family transcriptional regulator, giving the protein MSRRLLTDFELMILLAILRVGDDAYGVRIARELEETAGRSAQLAAIYAALDRMESRGLVASALGEPTPERGGRAKRMFSLTPKGLAQTKDTQQALTALWANLPQLRGGRA; this is encoded by the coding sequence ATGAGCCGCCGCCTGCTGACCGACTTCGAGCTGATGATCCTGCTGGCGATCCTGCGCGTGGGCGATGACGCGTACGGCGTACGGATTGCGCGTGAACTCGAAGAAACCGCAGGCCGCTCGGCGCAGTTGGCCGCCATCTACGCCGCGCTCGACCGCATGGAGTCTCGCGGGCTGGTGGCTTCGGCGCTCGGGGAACCCACGCCGGAGCGTGGCGGCCGGGCCAAGCGGATGTTCAGCCTCACGCCCAAGGGCCTTGCCCAAACGAAAGACACCCAGCAGGCGCTCACCGCGCTGTGGGCCAACCTGCCGCAATTGAGAGGAGGCCGCGCATGA
- a CDS encoding kelch repeat-containing protein yields MTPTHNAVRFTTSLVLGLFVLTVAVWAGSPIGVFQTDPLAGHRTAHAAALLADGSVLIAGGHNGTSPLAGAEIYADGVFEPLTAQLSLARMELTAVTLADGRVLLAGGNNSTVAELYDPGTRTFATGPSLIVGRSGHSATRLNDGRVLIVGGSTAPGQYSDTSEIFDPHTDTFTASGSLVQARAAHQAVLLNDGRVLVLGGYTRSYVETAEIYDPLTGTFASLGTMPGGPRANFSATLMENGRVLVAGGQGNADPTTVLIYDVASGFSQGPALNSARRAHGATRLADGRILIVGGNDSPSTAEVFEDGSFRQFALTGDPRAGGFPVIALPSGMALVAGGLTGGGISTSAILIGPQPPSPTVDAGADIQVTADAYGRATVTLSAATTNAPQQVSYSWTLAGVPITGATAHTVAMSLPVGVHTFEVAITDGLARSATDSVAVFVALPSAAGTPGAAGPEGPPGPAGLQGPAGAQGTDGLQGPTGLQGPKGDKGDKGDAGPEGPAGAPVPGSLLLMPEGMPAPAGYRRLGTLADGRIDDDERHHKVRLRIVVWQKL; encoded by the coding sequence GTGACCCCAACACACAACGCCGTCCGGTTTACCACCAGTCTTGTGCTGGGCCTGTTCGTTCTTACCGTTGCCGTGTGGGCCGGGTCGCCGATTGGTGTGTTCCAGACCGACCCGTTGGCCGGCCATCGAACCGCCCATGCGGCGGCGCTGCTCGCGGACGGATCCGTCCTGATCGCTGGCGGCCACAATGGCACAAGCCCTCTCGCCGGTGCTGAGATCTATGCCGACGGTGTCTTTGAGCCCCTGACTGCCCAGTTATCTCTTGCCCGCATGGAGTTAACCGCAGTCACCTTGGCCGACGGACGGGTGCTGCTTGCGGGAGGCAACAACTCGACCGTGGCGGAGTTGTACGATCCCGGCACCCGCACATTCGCGACCGGCCCCTCGCTCATCGTGGGGCGGTCGGGCCACAGCGCGACGCGGCTCAATGACGGCCGCGTCCTAATCGTGGGGGGCAGTACCGCCCCAGGTCAGTATTCTGACACCTCCGAGATCTTCGACCCACACACCGACACATTCACGGCGAGTGGCTCCCTGGTGCAGGCCAGAGCGGCCCACCAGGCCGTATTGCTCAACGACGGCCGGGTCCTCGTGCTCGGCGGTTACACACGGTCCTATGTGGAGACGGCCGAGATCTACGATCCGCTGACCGGCACCTTTGCGTCCCTCGGCACCATGCCGGGCGGGCCCAGGGCCAACTTCAGCGCGACCCTGATGGAGAATGGCCGGGTTCTGGTCGCCGGCGGCCAGGGGAACGCCGACCCCACGACCGTGCTGATTTACGATGTGGCCTCGGGCTTCTCGCAGGGGCCGGCCCTGAATTCCGCGCGCCGCGCACACGGCGCGACAAGACTCGCCGACGGACGGATACTCATCGTTGGCGGGAACGACAGCCCGAGTACGGCCGAGGTGTTCGAGGACGGCTCCTTCCGCCAGTTCGCCCTCACCGGTGACCCGCGGGCGGGCGGTTTCCCGGTGATCGCGCTCCCAAGCGGCATGGCGCTCGTCGCCGGTGGACTGACAGGCGGCGGCATTTCGACGAGCGCGATCCTGATTGGTCCACAGCCCCCATCGCCGACGGTCGACGCCGGCGCGGACATTCAAGTTACCGCCGACGCCTACGGCCGCGCGACCGTGACCTTGTCGGCGGCCACGACTAATGCACCACAGCAGGTGTCATACAGTTGGACGCTCGCCGGCGTGCCGATCACCGGCGCCACTGCTCACACGGTGGCGATGAGCCTTCCAGTCGGTGTCCATACCTTCGAGGTTGCGATCACAGATGGGCTGGCGCGTTCGGCGACCGATTCCGTCGCGGTGTTCGTTGCGCTGCCGTCGGCGGCCGGAACTCCTGGCGCGGCGGGACCCGAAGGCCCGCCGGGGCCAGCCGGGCTGCAAGGACCCGCCGGCGCCCAGGGGACTGACGGTCTTCAGGGGCCCACTGGCCTTCAGGGCCCGAAGGGTGACAAAGGTGACAAAGGCGACGCAGGACCGGAGGGGCCTGCAGGCGCACCCGTCCCGGGCTCACTGCTCCTGATGCCCGAGGGCATGCCGGCTCCGGCAGGCTACCGCCGGCTCGGCACACTCGCGGACGGGCGTATCGACGACGACGAGCGCCACCACAAGGTCAGGCTGCGGATCGTGGTCTGGCAGAAACTGTAG